From a region of the Paenibacillus segetis genome:
- a CDS encoding AEC family transporter: MILEILLDVVLPIFVLIGLGALMQRAFRLDLYTLAKINFYYVTPAAVFLSLYHSDMSPELLGNVTLFYVLYILLLYCVSMLVSRKLNMSPGMRAAFTNSLILDNSGNYGLPINNLVFKGDPLATSLQALIMSFQSLVTFTYGVMSVQRAKSGANLKASLIGFLKMPVPYALVLGIAFHWLDIPLPEFIGKPLGYIADSMVGIALLTLGAQIVKYPLQLDRIEVYFSVFLRLLIGPIIGFMLVLLLGLKGIPAQALLIASSMPVGVNTAILAEEYNNEPEFAAQTVLLSTILNVITITIIISLAKYVG, from the coding sequence ATGATACTGGAGATATTACTTGATGTAGTCTTACCTATCTTTGTACTAATTGGACTTGGAGCATTGATGCAACGCGCCTTTCGCCTCGATCTATATACACTGGCCAAAATTAATTTCTATTATGTGACGCCAGCAGCTGTATTCCTGAGTCTCTATCATTCTGATATGTCCCCCGAACTATTGGGAAACGTCACTCTTTTTTATGTCTTATACATACTTCTATTATATTGCGTCAGCATGCTTGTCAGCCGCAAGCTTAACATGTCTCCGGGAATGAGAGCAGCCTTCACGAACAGTCTGATTCTTGATAATTCCGGTAATTATGGATTACCAATAAATAACCTAGTATTCAAGGGTGATCCCCTAGCTACCTCACTTCAGGCACTGATCATGTCATTTCAAAGTCTGGTCACCTTCACCTATGGTGTCATGTCCGTGCAAAGGGCCAAGTCTGGCGCTAACCTCAAGGCATCCTTGATTGGTTTTCTGAAAATGCCGGTCCCTTATGCCCTCGTTCTAGGTATCGCCTTTCACTGGCTAGACATTCCATTGCCAGAATTCATCGGAAAGCCTCTCGGCTATATAGCTGACTCGATGGTCGGAATCGCACTGCTCACATTGGGAGCCCAAATCGTTAAATACCCACTTCAACTGGACCGGATTGAAGTATATTTCAGTGTGTTCCTCCGTCTGCTGATCGGTCCAATCATAGGTTTTATGCTTGTATTACTACTTGGTCTAAAAGGAATTCCAGCTCAGGCTCTACTGATTGCCTCCAGTATGCCCGTTGGAGTCAACACAGCTATCTTGGCTGAAGAGTACAATAATGAACCTGAATTCGCCGCACAAACCGTACTTCTCTCTACTATTCTGAACGTTATTACGATCACGATTATCATTTCTTTGGCGAAATACGTAGGTTAA
- a CDS encoding threonine/serine exporter family protein, translating to MALAVQFLASFISSAAFGMLFNTPKRTLFKCGISGMLGWMTYIMVGFYLDSLYSTVIATFIVGVVSQLFARLSKKPVIVFSVAGIIPLVPGGLAYDAMRKFVENEYNTAVQLAAQAFLISGSIAIGLVLSEVMNQMITKTIRRRPKMGSGPITSNGDSQQKVAEIQDDTGDIT from the coding sequence ATGGCACTTGCCGTGCAGTTTCTAGCCAGCTTTATTTCATCTGCAGCTTTCGGTATGTTATTTAACACTCCGAAACGAACCTTATTCAAGTGTGGTATATCCGGCATGTTAGGTTGGATGACTTACATCATGGTCGGGTTCTACTTAGACTCACTGTATTCCACTGTAATCGCCACTTTTATCGTTGGTGTCGTCAGCCAATTATTTGCACGATTATCTAAGAAACCTGTAATCGTGTTTAGTGTCGCAGGAATTATCCCGCTAGTCCCAGGTGGTCTCGCCTATGATGCCATGCGGAAGTTTGTTGAGAATGAATATAACACAGCCGTTCAGCTTGCGGCACAAGCCTTTCTGATCTCAGGTTCAATTGCTATTGGTCTTGTATTATCTGAGGTTATGAATCAAATGATTACCAAAACCATAAGAAGGCGACCTAAAATGGGATCAGGACCTATTACTTCAAACGGCGATTCACAACAGAAAGTAGCTGAAATACAAGATGATACTGGAGATATTACTTGA
- a CDS encoding threonine/serine exporter family protein: MSNGAIATGQEPVRLCLLAGKIMLQSGAETYRVEDTMSRMATAMGLVSSHSSVTPTMIIFQSGETEPAKLVRIADRTTDLQKVSAVNDVSRKLSSGDLSVAVAHQMLIEIDLSTHAYPVFLQITGAAIASGCFTLMFKGSFPDFIPGVLCGGLAFSAFILFHRLVKVKFFAEFTASLLVGLLAMLLVTLGIGVSLDKIIIGSVMPLVPGLVITNAVRDLMAGHLVSGLSRGAEAFLTAFAIGAGIAVMFTFF, translated from the coding sequence ATGAGCAACGGTGCGATAGCCACCGGTCAAGAACCCGTCAGGCTATGCCTCCTGGCGGGTAAAATCATGCTGCAAAGTGGAGCGGAGACCTACCGAGTCGAAGACACGATGAGTCGGATGGCAACGGCTATGGGACTAGTCTCCTCCCATAGTTCCGTGACTCCAACCATGATTATATTTCAATCCGGGGAGACAGAACCCGCTAAGTTGGTCCGGATTGCTGATCGAACGACTGATTTGCAGAAAGTTTCCGCAGTCAACGACGTTTCGCGCAAACTGAGTAGCGGGGATCTTTCGGTCGCTGTAGCTCATCAAATGCTCATCGAAATTGATTTATCCACACATGCTTATCCTGTCTTTTTACAGATTACTGGTGCTGCGATTGCGAGTGGTTGCTTCACTTTAATGTTCAAGGGAAGTTTTCCTGATTTTATTCCTGGTGTCCTCTGCGGTGGACTTGCCTTCTCGGCATTTATTCTCTTCCACCGCCTCGTGAAGGTTAAATTCTTTGCTGAGTTTACCGCCTCGTTATTAGTCGGGCTATTGGCTATGCTACTAGTAACCCTTGGGATCGGAGTCTCGTTAGATAAGATTATTATTGGCTCGGTTATGCCGCTCGTTCCTGGACTTGTCATTACGAATGCAGTTAGAGATCTCATGGCTGGACATCTAGTTTCCGGTTTATCTCGTGGTGCTGAAGCTTTTCTCACTGCCTTCGCCATTGGCGCAGGTATCGCAGTCATGTTCACATTTTTCTGA
- a CDS encoding L,D-transpeptidase has product MPNYRIIVDLSDRQLYLLDNNVVVRAFPVGIGKMLTQTPEGDYVIINKEPNPGGPFGAFWMGLSKPHYGIHGTNDPSSIGKEVSHGCIRMHNEDVLTLAALVPIGTRVTIRP; this is encoded by the coding sequence ATTCCCAATTACAGGATCATTGTTGATTTGTCAGATCGACAGTTATATTTACTCGACAATAATGTTGTCGTAAGAGCATTCCCCGTTGGAATTGGCAAGATGCTAACTCAAACCCCCGAAGGGGATTACGTTATCATTAATAAGGAACCTAATCCTGGAGGACCCTTTGGGGCATTCTGGATGGGCTTGTCCAAACCTCATTATGGCATTCATGGTACCAATGATCCTTCCTCAATTGGGAAAGAAGTATCGCACGGTTGTATCCGAATGCACAATGAAGATGTTCTAACACTGGCAGCTCTTGTTCCCATCGGAACTAGGGTAACAATCCGTCCCTGA
- a CDS encoding GGDEF domain-containing protein has protein sequence MFEGLVNNFTILTTFLFFGNMVRSKYLNEDRLNRDSNSLILGIVLGLFGVVLMYFSFPISETVFVDFRQLPILISVCLGGGTAGIVTTVIISIYRLFFLSGVNFSSELAAINAFVSFGIAIMMLRGRKLSFKRWNWSLGLTMVTADILFLITLEEDNKWFSIALFSIVYVLGGVFTYFMLQYLKRSDDLLRLMSEAANRDFLTGLFNLRAFEAFMEQKSILSLHSRTPFTLLMIDIDHFKCVNDTYGHPAGDLVLTELAEVLRDSFRPNDHIARKGGEEFVVVVDRCNREQIVMIAERLRRNVEDHVFHLPDGTDIRITVSVGCATYPDVMLDQLIERADQALYQAKESGRNRVC, from the coding sequence ATGTTTGAGGGCTTGGTTAATAATTTTACTATTCTAACTACCTTCTTGTTTTTTGGGAATATGGTAAGGAGTAAATACCTGAATGAGGATAGGCTGAACAGAGATTCTAATTCTCTGATTTTGGGTATTGTGCTGGGATTGTTTGGCGTTGTTCTAATGTATTTTTCCTTTCCTATTAGTGAAACTGTTTTTGTCGATTTTAGGCAACTACCTATTTTGATTTCTGTTTGCCTCGGTGGTGGGACAGCCGGAATTGTAACTACGGTCATCATATCCATTTATCGGTTATTTTTTCTTAGTGGAGTGAACTTCTCTTCTGAACTTGCGGCAATTAATGCATTTGTCTCTTTTGGAATTGCAATCATGATGCTGCGCGGACGGAAGTTATCTTTTAAGAGATGGAATTGGTCGCTAGGTTTAACGATGGTAACTGCGGATATATTGTTTTTGATCACCTTAGAAGAGGATAATAAATGGTTTTCGATTGCTTTATTTAGTATTGTCTATGTTTTAGGTGGTGTGTTTACCTATTTTATGCTGCAATATTTGAAACGATCGGATGATTTGTTGCGGTTGATGAGTGAAGCAGCAAATCGTGACTTTCTTACGGGTTTGTTTAATTTAAGAGCATTTGAAGCCTTTATGGAGCAGAAATCGATACTAAGTCTCCATTCAAGAACGCCCTTTACACTCCTTATGATCGATATTGATCATTTCAAATGTGTGAATGATACCTATGGACATCCTGCAGGCGATTTGGTTCTAACTGAGCTAGCGGAAGTTCTCAGAGATTCTTTTCGGCCGAATGATCATATAGCTCGGAAAGGTGGAGAGGAGTTCGTTGTTGTTGTAGATCGATGCAATCGCGAACAAATCGTGATGATCGCCGAGAGGTTACGTCGTAATGTGGAGGATCATGTGTTTCATCTGCCAGATGGAACAGATATACGTATTACGGTCTCTGTGGGTTGTGCAACTTACCCTGACGTTATGTTGGATCAGTTAATAGAACGGGCAGATCAGGCACTCTATCAAGCCAAAGAATCAGGCAGGAATCGTGTGTGTTAA
- a CDS encoding methyl-accepting chemotaxis protein, giving the protein MRKKTMISIRNRMWASYLIVLLVPSIIIATITYSVASNRVENELMASALESVNSADAIINQVIESKLIDISYYATLFTSDDVNKEVAEGGRIIKDKFKEYKTIHKDVLDMYIGTSTGKIVRSLDDALAADFDPRKRDWYILAFKQGAKPVISPAFRSVDGNIAVSVSQVLPDGKGVISLNLDLQKLTQMTDMKVGEEGYILILDNSKKFLVNPEGNIGEESNEEFVKEMFASDVGESSYTLEGKNYKMAFSKNELTGWRIGGSLNEEEVLSKTESIRNTAIIVVVTSILAAGVIIFLNIRSVTQPLRKLNEATTVLGKGDLTKRLDHFRQDEIGDLANNFQLMVDNLRHMVGGVMEMTDNMSASAEELSAGAEQTTRAIEHVTVAIQQVAAGSEQQLQSVEGGKENIDSMAQKVEDISGHMREVTKTMSQTMFSADHGTTTVVSAEGKIRSISQTVEELAVVIQSLSQRAEHIDGIVGVMAGIAKQTNLLALNASIEAARAGEQGRGFAVVANEVRKLAEDSSHSAEQIRELIGHVQSEMKQTASTMEEVKDKVAEGIEAVDNSGKSFTLISQSITSAAVVIQSASDAIHEVADEGIIVGQAIQHIRSLSQEVASSTETISAAAEEQLASVEEIASSSTDLSHLAEELQKLIGKFKIYEDKI; this is encoded by the coding sequence ATGAGAAAAAAGACAATGATATCGATTAGAAACCGCATGTGGGCTTCATATTTAATCGTACTGTTAGTTCCCAGTATCATTATAGCTACAATTACTTATTCGGTGGCTAGTAATCGGGTAGAGAATGAATTGATGGCAAGTGCGCTAGAGAGCGTTAATTCAGCTGATGCTATTATTAACCAAGTTATTGAGAGCAAACTGATAGACATTTCATATTATGCAACACTATTCACTTCCGACGATGTAAATAAAGAGGTCGCTGAAGGTGGACGAATCATAAAGGATAAATTTAAGGAATACAAAACCATACATAAAGATGTTCTAGATATGTATATTGGGACAAGCACAGGGAAAATTGTTCGTTCGCTTGATGATGCGTTAGCAGCGGATTTTGATCCAAGAAAGCGTGATTGGTATATATTAGCTTTCAAACAAGGCGCGAAGCCGGTCATATCTCCAGCGTTTCGTTCGGTCGATGGGAATATAGCGGTATCCGTTTCGCAAGTGCTTCCAGATGGGAAGGGCGTCATCTCACTCAATTTGGACCTCCAAAAGCTAACCCAGATGACGGATATGAAGGTTGGCGAAGAAGGGTATATTCTCATTCTAGATAATAGTAAAAAGTTCCTTGTAAATCCTGAAGGTAACATCGGAGAAGAATCTAACGAAGAATTTGTTAAAGAGATGTTTGCGAGTGATGTTGGTGAGTCGAGTTATACTTTAGAAGGTAAAAATTATAAAATGGCTTTCTCGAAGAATGAACTCACGGGCTGGAGAATTGGGGGGAGCTTGAACGAAGAAGAAGTGCTAAGTAAGACAGAGAGTATACGGAATACAGCAATCATTGTTGTCGTTACTTCTATCTTGGCAGCCGGTGTTATCATATTCTTGAATATACGTTCAGTGACTCAGCCCCTTCGCAAGTTGAATGAAGCGACAACCGTCTTGGGTAAGGGGGATTTAACTAAACGGTTGGATCATTTCCGTCAGGATGAGATTGGCGATTTGGCAAATAATTTTCAGCTTATGGTTGATAATTTAAGGCACATGGTTGGTGGTGTCATGGAGATGACGGATAATATGTCAGCTTCAGCGGAAGAACTATCCGCAGGTGCAGAGCAGACAACAAGAGCGATTGAACATGTGACTGTAGCTATACAGCAAGTAGCAGCGGGAAGTGAACAACAGCTGCAAAGTGTCGAAGGAGGCAAAGAGAATATCGACTCCATGGCACAGAAGGTAGAGGATATTTCCGGGCATATGCGGGAGGTTACAAAGACAATGTCGCAGACGATGTTCTCGGCTGATCATGGTACTACTACGGTTGTTAGTGCCGAGGGGAAAATCCGCAGCATTAGTCAGACGGTTGAAGAGCTTGCAGTGGTAATTCAGTCCCTGAGTCAAAGGGCAGAACATATCGACGGGATTGTTGGTGTTATGGCGGGAATCGCAAAGCAGACGAACTTACTTGCACTAAATGCTTCAATTGAAGCTGCAAGAGCTGGCGAGCAGGGGAGAGGTTTTGCTGTCGTAGCTAACGAGGTTCGCAAACTTGCGGAAGATTCGTCTCATTCTGCAGAGCAAATCAGAGAGTTGATTGGACACGTCCAATCTGAGATGAAGCAAACGGCAAGCACAATGGAGGAAGTGAAGGATAAAGTTGCTGAGGGGATAGAAGCAGTGGATAACTCCGGTAAGTCCTTTACTCTCATATCTCAATCGATTACATCAGCCGCTGTGGTGATTCAATCTGCGAGTGATGCGATCCATGAAGTAGCGGATGAGGGCATCATCGTAGGGCAAGCGATCCAGCATATACGAAGTCTTTCTCAAGAGGTGGCAAGTTCAACGGAGACGATCTCTGCGGCTGCAGAAGAGCAACTGGCTTCAGTCGAGGAAATTGCTTCATCATCAACAGATCTTAGTCACCTTGCGGAGGAACTGCAAAAATTAATTGGTAAGTTCAAAATTTACGAAGACAAAATTTAA
- a CDS encoding sensor histidine kinase gives MKVLFKGIAICIALFTVVCSIFLLEGYRNERSYDTAIDHWEYIQSNQLDLQFSKDQLALLDGWIEEGVNSPASERPLGVTTEWIKFELPQLKGDSNAILFDKIYGQHIKIRIDETTVYESNRTINFETNSILIPLSQSDSSKTMYVGMTTDSRIGIQKLIKIGDYQELNKGFIRGNITDFIVGSALIFIALVMIICTIFLNYENLAIWLSLCSVLLSSGVIVLTYSSFTYWLFEDYGKWFVTLFDLSLFILLPAFTLFFEKTFGVGYHALIRKCRKFQIGYSIFCVAFMIVNELASNKLYDLYKIASMDILGILMIVQFVVLIVTALIYGIKGNKDAIIFSAGFIIFAILGVGELIMFFSKGTYYDLYLWKWGVVSFLTALIVILGRRFAENHEQVVEYSKQLEVFNNDLQRSEKMEIISELAASVAHEVRNPLQVTRGFLQLLAEKQENSDKVYLNMALEELDRASGIITDFLTFAKPEVGNVTTLDILEEFIHIEGILVPMANLQGGKITVHVPNNLFITGNSSKFKQAFVNIIKNSIEALHDEGDIQVWAYVEKDQVYIHIKDNGEGMDQAVLERLGEPYFSNKTKGTGLGLMVTFRIIEVMNGKITFRSEKGVGTEVTIRFPAAKKPEGTSEIILLKPTS, from the coding sequence ATGAAAGTCTTGTTTAAAGGCATAGCCATTTGCATAGCATTATTCACGGTTGTTTGCTCTATTTTTTTATTGGAAGGTTATCGTAATGAGAGATCATATGACACGGCGATTGATCATTGGGAATATATACAGAGTAATCAATTAGATTTACAGTTCTCCAAAGACCAATTGGCGCTTCTTGATGGATGGATTGAGGAAGGTGTGAACTCACCGGCTTCTGAAAGACCACTAGGAGTCACAACAGAGTGGATCAAGTTTGAGCTTCCTCAGTTAAAAGGGGATTCCAATGCTATTTTATTTGATAAAATATACGGTCAGCACATCAAGATCCGTATCGATGAGACTACGGTTTATGAATCGAATCGAACAATCAATTTCGAAACGAATAGTATTCTTATTCCTCTAAGCCAATCAGATTCTTCTAAAACCATGTATGTAGGCATGACTACTGACAGTAGGATTGGAATTCAGAAACTGATAAAGATTGGTGACTACCAAGAGCTGAATAAGGGATTTATCAGAGGTAATATTACTGATTTTATTGTAGGTAGTGCTCTTATTTTTATTGCTTTAGTGATGATTATTTGCACTATATTTTTAAATTATGAAAACTTGGCAATCTGGTTATCCCTATGCTCCGTCTTGTTATCAAGCGGTGTTATTGTTCTTACTTATTCTTCGTTTACTTATTGGTTGTTTGAGGATTACGGGAAATGGTTCGTTACCTTGTTTGATCTGTCACTGTTTATTCTTCTACCGGCCTTCACCTTATTTTTCGAAAAAACTTTTGGGGTAGGCTATCACGCATTAATTCGCAAATGTCGTAAATTTCAGATTGGATATTCCATTTTTTGCGTCGCATTTATGATCGTAAACGAACTGGCTTCGAATAAACTATATGATCTTTATAAGATAGCCTCTATGGATATATTGGGTATTCTTATGATTGTTCAATTTGTCGTGTTAATTGTTACTGCACTCATCTATGGAATTAAGGGAAATAAGGATGCCATCATTTTCTCGGCTGGTTTTATCATATTTGCCATCCTAGGTGTTGGAGAACTTATCATGTTCTTTTCAAAGGGCACCTACTATGATCTGTATTTATGGAAATGGGGAGTTGTTAGCTTCCTAACGGCATTAATTGTGATATTGGGCAGAAGATTTGCTGAAAATCATGAGCAGGTTGTGGAATACTCCAAACAATTAGAGGTCTTTAATAATGATCTTCAACGTTCGGAGAAAATGGAAATTATCAGTGAATTGGCAGCTTCGGTTGCTCATGAGGTACGAAATCCGTTACAGGTAACCCGTGGTTTTCTACAGCTTCTTGCTGAGAAGCAAGAAAATTCGGATAAGGTTTACTTGAATATGGCCTTAGAAGAGTTAGATCGAGCATCAGGGATCATTACAGATTTCCTTACTTTCGCCAAGCCGGAAGTGGGCAATGTGACAACCTTGGATATTTTGGAGGAATTCATTCATATTGAGGGTATATTGGTGCCTATGGCTAACCTGCAGGGAGGAAAAATAACGGTTCATGTTCCTAACAATCTTTTTATCACAGGGAACTCATCCAAGTTTAAGCAAGCTTTTGTGAATATAATCAAGAATAGTATTGAAGCACTTCATGATGAAGGGGATATTCAAGTCTGGGCTTACGTTGAAAAGGATCAAGTGTATATACATATTAAGGATAACGGCGAAGGAATGGATCAAGCTGTACTGGAGCGGCTAGGTGAACCGTATTTTTCCAATAAAACAAAAGGGACGGGACTTGGCCTAATGGTGACTTTCCGAATTATCGAGGTCATGAATGGAAAAATTACATTTAGAAGCGAAAAAGGGGTAGGTACAGAAGTTACTATCCGATTCCCAGCAGCGAAAAAACCTGAAGGAACTTCCGAGATAATACTTCTGAAACCTACCTCTTAG
- a CDS encoding NHLP leader peptide family RiPP precursor yields MTSGASLQSQVIQRAWQDPSFKAKLLTNPKAAIQEALGVILPDHITIKAVEENSDEFYLVLPPNPSGVIKADVEPKAIWG; encoded by the coding sequence ATGACATCAGGAGCGTCTCTTCAAAGTCAAGTTATCCAAAGAGCATGGCAAGATCCCAGTTTCAAAGCTAAGCTATTAACTAATCCAAAAGCTGCAATCCAGGAGGCACTGGGCGTAATTCTCCCGGATCATATCACAATCAAGGCTGTAGAAGAGAATTCTGATGAATTTTATCTTGTTCTTCCTCCGAATCCGTCAGGCGTCATTAAGGCAGATGTAGAACCCAAAGCAATCTGGGGATAA